Proteins encoded in a region of the Streptomyces akebiae genome:
- a CDS encoding potassium channel family protein — MKLPGQDAIARNADERHVTHQVRLPKREIERPIRQVGKRLAMAIFVLVATAFIVYADSEGYNDNSDGSVDLLDAFYYATVTLSTTGYGDITPVSDAARLTNIFVITPLRVLFLIILVGTTLEVLTERTREEWRLNRWRAALREHTVVVGWGTKGRSAVQTVCATGLRKEQVVVVDPSSKAIEAATSEGYTGVIGDATRSDVLLRAELQKARQIIISTARDDTAVLVALTARQLNRGAKIVAAVREEENAPLLKQSGADVVITSASAAGRLLGLSVLSPAAGMVMEDLIQQGSGLDIAERPVIKAEVGRGVRETEDLVVSVLRGHRVLGYDDPSIGRLQLTDRLITIVRATPSTKITPETKHLP, encoded by the coding sequence GTGAAACTTCCGGGCCAGGACGCGATCGCCCGCAACGCGGACGAGCGTCACGTGACCCACCAGGTGAGACTGCCGAAGAGAGAGATCGAGCGGCCTATCCGTCAGGTCGGCAAGCGACTGGCGATGGCCATCTTCGTGCTCGTCGCCACCGCCTTCATCGTCTATGCCGACAGCGAGGGGTACAACGACAACTCCGACGGTTCCGTGGATCTGCTCGACGCGTTCTACTACGCCACCGTCACCCTCTCCACCACCGGATACGGCGACATCACCCCGGTCAGCGATGCTGCCCGGCTCACCAACATCTTCGTGATCACGCCGCTGCGTGTGTTGTTCCTGATCATCCTGGTCGGCACCACGCTGGAGGTTCTCACGGAGCGCACGCGCGAGGAATGGCGACTGAACCGCTGGAGGGCGGCCTTGAGGGAGCACACCGTTGTCGTCGGCTGGGGGACGAAAGGGCGGTCGGCGGTCCAGACCGTCTGCGCGACGGGCCTGAGGAAGGAGCAGGTCGTCGTGGTGGACCCCAGCTCGAAGGCCATCGAGGCGGCGACCTCAGAGGGATACACGGGGGTGATCGGGGACGCGACCCGCAGTGATGTGCTGCTGCGGGCGGAACTCCAGAAGGCGCGGCAGATCATCATCTCCACCGCGCGGGACGACACCGCCGTACTGGTCGCGCTGACCGCTCGCCAGCTCAACCGCGGCGCGAAGATCGTGGCTGCCGTCCGGGAAGAGGAGAACGCGCCGCTGCTGAAGCAGTCCGGGGCCGATGTCGTCATCACCAGCGCCAGTGCGGCCGGACGGCTCCTCGGGCTCTCCGTGCTCAGCCCCGCCGCCGGCATGGTGATGGAGGACCTCATCCAACAGGGCAGCGGGCTCGACATCGCCGAACGGCCGGTCATAAAGGCCGAGGTGGGGCGAGGCGTGCGGGAGACGGAGGACCTGGTGGTCAGCGTGCTGCGCGGACATCGGGTGCTCGGCTACGACGATCCGTCCATCGGCCGACTCCAGTTGACGGACCGGCTGATCACCATCGTCCGGGCCACCCCGAGCACGAAGATCACCCCCGAGACCAAGCATCTGCCATAG
- a CDS encoding dihydrolipoamide acetyltransferase family protein: MAQVLEFKLPDLGEGLTEAEIVRWLVQVGDVVAIDQPVVEVETAKAMVEVPCPYGGVVTARFGEEGTELPVGAPLLTVAVGAPVADGSAGPTGAGAADAHEGSGNVLVGYGTGAPPARRRRVRPGEPVRAAGPAAPTVALGSAETAAAPVTAPEQPHGPGSAASPERPLGPVPVISPLVRRLARENGLDLRKLRGSGPDGLILRADVEHALRAATAPVEASRAVSAPPVAAPVAAPVTRSAPAAGTSSGTRVPLRGVRGAVADKLSRSRREIPDATCWVDADATELMNARTAMNAARGPKISLLAMLARICTAALARFPELNSMVDMEAREVVRLEQVHLGFAAQTERGLVVPVVRDAHTRNAESLGAEFARLTEAARTGTLTPAQLTGGTFTLNNYGVFGVDGSTPIINHPEAAMLGVGRIVPKPWVHEGELAVRQVVQLSLTFDHRVCDGGTAGGFLRYVADCVEQPAVLLRTL; the protein is encoded by the coding sequence ATGGCACAGGTGCTGGAGTTCAAGCTGCCCGACCTCGGTGAGGGGCTGACCGAGGCCGAGATCGTCCGCTGGCTCGTCCAGGTCGGGGACGTCGTCGCGATCGACCAGCCCGTCGTCGAGGTCGAGACGGCCAAGGCCATGGTCGAGGTCCCCTGCCCCTACGGCGGCGTCGTCACCGCCCGCTTCGGCGAGGAGGGCACGGAACTGCCCGTCGGGGCACCGCTGTTGACGGTGGCGGTGGGAGCGCCGGTCGCCGACGGCTCCGCCGGGCCGACGGGCGCGGGCGCCGCCGACGCGCACGAGGGCTCCGGCAACGTGCTGGTCGGCTACGGCACCGGGGCGCCCCCGGCCCGCCGCAGGCGGGTGCGGCCGGGGGAGCCGGTCCGGGCCGCGGGTCCAGCGGCGCCGACGGTGGCGCTCGGCTCCGCCGAGACGGCCGCCGCCCCGGTCACCGCTCCTGAGCAGCCGCACGGGCCGGGGTCGGCCGCCTCCCCCGAGCGTCCGCTCGGGCCCGTGCCGGTCATCTCCCCGCTCGTCCGCCGTCTCGCCCGGGAGAACGGGCTCGACCTGCGGAAGCTGCGGGGCTCGGGGCCCGACGGCCTGATCCTTCGGGCGGATGTCGAGCACGCGCTGCGGGCCGCCACGGCTCCGGTCGAGGCGTCCCGGGCCGTGAGCGCACCGCCCGTCGCCGCTCCGGTTGCCGCTCCGGTCACGCGGTCCGCGCCCGCCGCCGGCACCTCGTCCGGCACCCGGGTCCCCCTCCGAGGCGTCCGCGGCGCCGTCGCCGACAAGCTCTCCCGCAGCCGGCGTGAGATCCCGGACGCGACCTGCTGGGTGGACGCCGACGCGACAGAGCTGATGAACGCTCGCACGGCCATGAACGCCGCCAGAGGCCCGAAGATCTCCCTCCTGGCGATGCTCGCCCGTATCTGCACCGCCGCGTTGGCCCGCTTCCCCGAACTCAACTCCATGGTCGACATGGAAGCCCGCGAGGTCGTCCGGCTGGAGCAGGTGCACCTCGGGTTCGCCGCGCAGACCGAACGAGGACTGGTCGTCCCCGTCGTGCGGGACGCGCACACCAGGAACGCGGAGTCGCTCGGCGCGGAGTTCGCCCGGCTGACCGAGGCGGCGCGCACCGGCACACTGACGCCCGCCCAGCTGACGGGCGGCACCTTCACGCTGAACAACTACGGAGTGTTCGGTGTCGACGGCTCGACGCCGATCATCAACCACCCCGAGGCCGCCATGCTCGGCGTCGGCCGCATCGTCCCCAAACCCTGGGTGCACGAGGGCGAGCTGGCGGTACGGCAGGTCGTGCAGCTCTCGCTCACCTTCGACCACCGGGTGTGCGACGGCGGCACGGCGGGCGGCTTCCTGCGGTACGTGGCGGACTGCGTCGAACAGCCGGCGGTGCTGTTGCGGACGCTCTGA
- a CDS encoding Lrp/AsnC family transcriptional regulator, translating to MAEPPEHGPALPPPRPLDAIDQDILRMLQSDGRASIRSVAERVHVSRANAYARINRLIEDGVIRGFGARVNHERAGKGTSAYITLKIVQNSWRTVRDQLRQLSGAAHIALVGGDYDVLLLVHTSDNRALREVVLTKLQAIPEVLSTRTLLVFEEEDVEPEG from the coding sequence ATGGCCGAGCCGCCGGAGCACGGCCCGGCCCTGCCGCCCCCTCGACCGCTGGACGCCATAGATCAGGACATCCTGCGCATGCTCCAGTCCGACGGCCGCGCCTCGATACGGTCCGTCGCCGAACGGGTCCACGTCTCGCGTGCCAACGCCTACGCGCGCATCAACCGCCTCATCGAGGACGGCGTGATCCGCGGCTTCGGGGCGCGCGTGAACCACGAGCGCGCCGGAAAGGGCACCTCGGCCTACATCACCCTCAAGATCGTGCAGAACTCCTGGCGCACGGTCCGCGACCAACTGCGCCAGCTCTCCGGCGCCGCGCACATCGCCCTGGTGGGCGGTGACTACGACGTCCTGCTCCTGGTGCACACCTCGGACAACAGAGCCCTGCGCGAGGTCGTCCTCACCAAGCTCCAGGCCATCCCGGAGGTGCTCAGCACCCGGACACTGCTGGTGTTCGAGGAGGAGGACGTGGAACCGGAGGGCTGA
- a CDS encoding ATP-binding cassette domain-containing protein has product MSAQTSGLAIETAGLVKTFGETRAVDGVDLAVPAGTVYGVLGPNGAGKTTTVKMLATLLRPDGGQAHVFGHDVVREADEVRGRVSLTGQYASVDEDLTGTENLVLLARLLGHDKRTARQRAGQLLEAFGLSEAAGKQVKHYSGGMRRRIDIAASILNTPDLLFLDEPTTGLDPRSRNQVWDIVRAVVAQGTTVLLTTQYLDEADQLASRIAVIDQGKVIAEGTKGELKASVGAGSVHLRLRDAAQRPQAEEVLRLALDADVQREPDPVALTARVGAGSAGGQGAAEAAARALAELARTGITVDNFSLGQPSLDEVFLALTGHDTKTTATQAVDAPETKDEAAA; this is encoded by the coding sequence ATGAGCGCACAGACGTCCGGCCTCGCGATCGAAACCGCCGGTCTGGTGAAGACGTTCGGCGAGACCCGGGCCGTCGACGGCGTCGACCTGGCCGTGCCCGCCGGCACGGTCTACGGCGTCCTCGGCCCGAACGGCGCCGGCAAGACCACCACGGTGAAGATGCTCGCCACCCTGCTGCGGCCCGACGGCGGCCAGGCGCACGTCTTCGGACACGACGTCGTCCGGGAGGCCGACGAGGTACGCGGCCGGGTCAGTCTGACCGGGCAGTACGCCTCCGTGGACGAGGACCTCACCGGCACCGAGAACCTGGTGCTGCTCGCCCGGCTCCTCGGCCACGACAAACGGACGGCCCGGCAGCGCGCCGGGCAGCTGTTGGAGGCGTTCGGGCTGAGCGAGGCGGCCGGAAAGCAGGTCAAGCACTACTCGGGCGGCATGCGGCGCCGTATCGACATCGCCGCGTCCATCCTCAACACCCCTGACCTGCTGTTCCTGGACGAGCCGACGACCGGCCTCGACCCGCGCAGCCGCAACCAGGTGTGGGACATCGTGCGGGCGGTGGTCGCCCAGGGCACGACCGTGCTGCTGACCACGCAGTACCTGGACGAGGCGGACCAGCTGGCGTCCCGGATCGCGGTCATCGACCAGGGCAAGGTGATCGCGGAGGGCACGAAGGGCGAGCTGAAGGCGTCCGTGGGTGCCGGTTCCGTCCATCTGCGGCTGCGCGACGCGGCCCAGCGGCCGCAGGCCGAGGAGGTGCTGCGTCTCGCCCTCGACGCCGACGTGCAGCGCGAGCCGGACCCGGTGGCGCTGACGGCGCGCGTCGGCGCGGGATCCGCAGGCGGACAGGGGGCCGCCGAGGCCGCCGCCCGGGCGCTCGCCGAGCTGGCCCGCACCGGTATCACCGTCGACAACTTCTCGCTGGGCCAGCCCAGCCTGGACGAGGTGTTCCTCGCCCTCACCGGACACGACACCAAGACGACGGCCACGCAGGCCGTCGACGCCCCCGAGACGAAGGACGAGGCAGCGGCATGA
- a CDS encoding NAD(P)H-quinone oxidoreductase → MHAITIPEPGGPEALVWDEVPDPVPGEGEVLIEVAASAVNRADLLQRQGFYDPPPGASPYPGLECSGRVAEIGPGVAGWSVGEEVCALLSGGGYAEKVVVPAGQLLPVPTGVDLRQAAALPEVTCTVWSNVFMIAHLRPGETLLVHGGSSGIGTMAIQLAKAVGAKVAVTAGTQEKLEQCAALGADILINYREQDFVEEVRAATGGRGADVVLDNMGAKYLDRNVRVLAVNGRLAIIGMQGGIKGELNIGALLAKRAAISATSLRARPQEEKTTIVAAVREHVWPLIAGGHVRPVVDREIPMDDAATAHRVLEESGHVGKVLLVVP, encoded by the coding sequence ATGCATGCGATCACGATTCCCGAACCCGGTGGACCCGAGGCCCTGGTGTGGGACGAGGTCCCCGACCCGGTGCCCGGCGAGGGCGAAGTGCTCATCGAGGTGGCGGCGAGCGCCGTGAACCGCGCCGACCTGCTGCAGCGGCAGGGGTTCTACGACCCACCGCCCGGCGCCTCCCCCTACCCCGGCCTGGAGTGTTCCGGCCGCGTCGCGGAGATCGGGCCCGGTGTGGCCGGGTGGAGCGTCGGTGAAGAGGTGTGCGCGCTCCTCTCGGGCGGCGGCTACGCGGAGAAGGTCGTCGTCCCGGCCGGCCAGCTGCTGCCGGTCCCCACCGGCGTCGACCTCCGCCAGGCCGCCGCGTTGCCCGAGGTGACCTGCACGGTCTGGTCGAACGTCTTCATGATCGCCCACCTGCGTCCCGGTGAGACGCTCCTCGTGCACGGCGGCTCCAGCGGCATCGGCACGATGGCCATCCAGCTCGCCAAGGCCGTCGGCGCGAAGGTCGCCGTCACGGCGGGCACCCAGGAGAAGCTGGAGCAGTGCGCCGCCCTGGGCGCGGACATCCTGATCAACTACCGCGAGCAGGACTTCGTCGAGGAGGTCCGGGCGGCCACGGGCGGCAGGGGCGCGGACGTCGTCCTCGACAACATGGGCGCCAAGTACCTGGACCGCAACGTCCGGGTCCTGGCCGTCAACGGCCGCCTCGCGATCATCGGTATGCAGGGCGGTATCAAGGGCGAGCTGAACATCGGCGCCCTCCTCGCCAAGCGCGCCGCGATCAGCGCGACCTCGCTGCGCGCCCGGCCCCAGGAGGAGAAGACAACCATCGTCGCCGCCGTACGCGAACATGTCTGGCCCCTGATCGCCGGTGGCCATGTGCGCCCGGTCGTCGACCGCGAGATCCCCATGGACGACGCGGCCACGGCGCACCGGGTACTGGAGGAGAGCGGCCACGTGGGCAAGGTGCTCCTGGTGGTGCCGTAG
- the pdhA gene encoding pyruvate dehydrogenase (acetyl-transferring) E1 component subunit alpha: protein MTVMEQRGAYRPTPPPAWQPRTDPAPLLPDALPYRVLGTDAAADVDPALLRRLYAELVRGRRYNTQATALTKQGRLAVYPSSTGQEACEVAAALVLEERDWLFPSYRDTLAAVARGLDPVQALTLLRGDWHTGYDPHEHRVAPLCTPLATQLPHAVGLAHAARLKGDDVVALALVGDGGTSEGDFHEALNFAAVWQAPVVFLVQNNGFAISVPLAKQTAAPSLAHKAVGYGMPGRLVDGNDAAAVHQVLTEAVAHARAGGGPTLVEAVTYRIDAHTNADDATRYRGEGEVETWRAHDPIALLEHELTERGLLDEDGIRAAQEAAEAMAADLRARMNQDPVLDPMDLFAHVYAEPTPQLREQQALLKAELAAEEEGAHR, encoded by the coding sequence ATGACGGTCATGGAGCAGCGGGGCGCGTACCGCCCGACACCGCCGCCCGCCTGGCAGCCCCGCACGGACCCCGCGCCGCTGCTGCCCGACGCCCTGCCGTACCGCGTGCTCGGCACGGACGCGGCCGCCGACGTCGACCCCGCGCTGCTGCGCCGGCTCTACGCCGAGCTGGTGCGCGGCCGTCGCTACAACACGCAGGCCACGGCCCTGACCAAGCAGGGCAGGCTCGCCGTCTACCCCTCCAGCACCGGCCAGGAGGCCTGCGAGGTCGCCGCCGCGCTCGTCCTCGAAGAGCGGGACTGGCTCTTCCCGAGCTACCGCGACACGCTCGCCGCCGTCGCCCGCGGCCTCGACCCCGTGCAGGCGCTCACCCTGCTGCGCGGCGACTGGCACACGGGCTACGACCCGCACGAGCACCGTGTCGCGCCCCTGTGCACCCCCCTCGCCACCCAGCTCCCGCACGCCGTGGGCCTCGCGCACGCCGCCCGCCTCAAAGGCGACGACGTGGTCGCGCTCGCCCTGGTCGGCGACGGCGGCACCAGCGAGGGCGACTTCCACGAGGCCCTCAATTTCGCCGCCGTCTGGCAGGCCCCGGTCGTCTTCCTCGTCCAGAACAACGGCTTCGCGATCTCCGTCCCGCTCGCCAAGCAGACCGCCGCCCCGTCGCTGGCCCACAAGGCCGTCGGCTACGGGATGCCGGGCCGTCTGGTCGACGGCAACGACGCGGCGGCCGTGCACCAGGTGCTCACGGAGGCCGTGGCCCACGCGCGCGCGGGCGGCGGGCCCACGCTGGTCGAGGCGGTGACGTACCGCATCGACGCCCACACCAACGCCGACGACGCCACCCGCTACCGGGGCGAGGGCGAGGTCGAGACCTGGCGTGCGCACGACCCGATCGCGCTCCTGGAGCACGAGCTGACCGAGCGCGGACTCCTCGACGAGGACGGCATCCGGGCCGCCCAGGAGGCCGCCGAGGCGATGGCCGCCGACCTGCGCGCGCGCATGAACCAGGACCCCGTGCTCGACCCCATGGACCTCTTCGCCCATGTGTACGCCGAACCGACCCCTCAACTGCGCGAACAGCAAGCCCTGCTGAAGGCCGAGCTGGCGGCGGAGGAAGAAGGGGCACACCGATGA
- a CDS encoding ABC transporter permease, producing MSTATTTENKELAPVSTESLTALLITKERPPRPSALSASLTFGWRAMLKIKHVPEQLFDVTAFPIMMVLMYTYLFGGALAGSPEQYIQFLLPGILVMSVVMITMYTGISVNTDIEKGVFDRFRSLPIWRPSTMVGYLLGDALRYAIASVVMLTVGMILGYRPDGGVVGVVAGVALLIVFSFAFSWIWTMFGLMLRTEKSVMGVSMMVIFPLTFLSNVFVDPSTMPGWLQAFVNNSPVTHLASAVRELMAGEWPTAEIAWTLGWSALFVLVFGPITMRLYNRK from the coding sequence ATGAGCACGGCGACCACCACCGAGAACAAGGAACTCGCCCCCGTCAGCACCGAGTCGCTCACCGCGCTGCTCATCACCAAGGAACGCCCGCCGCGGCCCAGCGCCCTGTCGGCGTCGCTGACCTTCGGCTGGCGGGCCATGCTCAAGATCAAACATGTGCCGGAGCAGCTCTTCGACGTCACCGCCTTCCCGATCATGATGGTGCTGATGTACACGTACCTCTTCGGCGGGGCGCTGGCCGGCTCCCCGGAGCAGTACATCCAGTTCCTGCTGCCGGGCATCCTGGTGATGTCGGTCGTGATGATCACGATGTACACCGGGATCTCGGTCAACACGGACATCGAGAAGGGTGTCTTCGACCGGTTCCGTTCGCTGCCGATCTGGCGGCCGTCGACGATGGTCGGCTATCTGCTGGGCGACGCCCTGCGCTACGCGATCGCGTCAGTGGTGATGCTCACCGTCGGCATGATCCTCGGCTACCGCCCGGACGGCGGAGTGGTCGGTGTGGTCGCCGGGGTCGCGCTGCTCATCGTCTTCTCGTTCGCGTTCTCGTGGATCTGGACGATGTTCGGCCTCATGCTGCGCACCGAGAAGTCCGTGATGGGCGTCAGCATGATGGTGATCTTCCCGCTGACCTTCCTGTCCAACGTCTTCGTCGATCCGAGCACCATGCCGGGCTGGCTCCAGGCCTTCGTCAACAACAGCCCGGTCACGCATCTGGCCTCGGCGGTCCGTGAGTTGATGGCGGGCGAGTGGCCGACGGCGGAGATCGCCTGGACGCTGGGCTGGTCCGCCCTGTTCGTGCTGGTCTTCGGACCGATCACGATGCGGCTGTACAACCGCAAGTAG
- a CDS encoding alpha-ketoacid dehydrogenase subunit beta: MTTVALKPATMAQALTRALRDAMTADPTVHVMGEDVGTLGGVFRVTDGLAKEFGEDRVTDTPLAEAGILGTAVGMAMYGLRPVVEMQFDAFAYPAFEQLISHVARMRNRTRGAMPLPITIRVPYGGGIGGVEHHSDSSEAYYMATPGLHVVTPATVADAYGLLRAAIASDDPVVFLEPKRLYWSKDTWNPEEPQGVEPIGRAVVRRTGRSATLITYGPSVPVCLEAAEAATAEGWDLEVVDLRSLVPFDDETVAASVRRTGRAVVVHESGSYGGPGGEIAARVTERCFHHLEAPVLRVAGFDIPYPPPMLERHHLPGVDRILDAVGRLQWEAEN, encoded by the coding sequence ATGACCACCGTCGCGCTCAAGCCCGCCACCATGGCGCAGGCGCTCACCCGCGCCCTGCGCGACGCCATGACCGCCGACCCCACCGTGCACGTCATGGGAGAGGACGTCGGCACCCTCGGCGGAGTCTTCCGGGTCACCGACGGCCTCGCGAAGGAGTTCGGCGAGGACCGCGTCACCGACACCCCGCTCGCCGAGGCGGGCATCCTCGGCACGGCCGTCGGCATGGCCATGTACGGGCTGCGGCCCGTTGTGGAGATGCAGTTCGACGCGTTCGCCTACCCGGCGTTCGAGCAGCTCATCAGCCACGTCGCCCGCATGCGCAACCGCACGCGCGGCGCGATGCCGCTGCCGATCACCATCCGCGTCCCCTACGGCGGTGGCATCGGCGGCGTCGAGCACCACAGCGACTCCTCCGAGGCGTACTACATGGCGACCCCCGGCCTCCATGTCGTCACGCCCGCCACCGTCGCCGACGCCTACGGGCTGCTGCGCGCCGCCATCGCGTCCGACGACCCGGTCGTCTTCCTGGAACCCAAGCGCTTGTACTGGTCGAAGGACACCTGGAACCCCGAGGAACCGCAGGGCGTCGAGCCGATCGGCCGTGCGGTCGTGCGCCGTACCGGCCGCAGCGCCACGCTCATCACCTACGGCCCGTCCGTGCCCGTCTGCCTGGAGGCCGCCGAGGCGGCCACGGCCGAGGGCTGGGACCTCGAAGTCGTGGACCTGCGCTCCCTGGTGCCCTTCGACGACGAGACCGTCGCCGCGTCGGTACGGCGGACCGGCCGCGCGGTGGTCGTGCACGAGTCCGGCTCCTACGGCGGCCCGGGCGGCGAGATCGCGGCCCGCGTGACCGAGCGCTGCTTCCACCACCTGGAGGCGCCCGTGCTGCGCGTCGCCGGGTTCGACATCCCCTACCCGCCGCCGATGCTGGAACGGCACCATCTGCCCGGCGTCGACCGGATCCTGGACGCCGTGGGACGCCTGCAGTGGGAGGCGGAGAACTGA
- a CDS encoding molybdopterin molybdotransferase MoeA, producing the protein MTAQDAEELDVEEALAVANDRPVRGPAEPRSSRETSTTGQTGAHRAKDDSHHRATSWPEARAVAERAARSAGRRVPVSVTVDQALGLVLAAPLTALTDLPSFDTSAMDGWAVAGPGPWAVREDGVLAGHAEPVRLTDGEAVRIATGARIPPDTTAVLRSEHGRTDDKGRLHPTRDLAHGQDIRPRGQECRSGDQLLPVGTQITPASLGLASAAGYDTLSVLPRPRVELLVLGDELLTEGLPREGSIRDALGPMLPSWLRALGAEITAVRRLGDDADALYRAVKKSSAELIVTTGGTASGPVDHVHPTLRRVGAELLVDGVKVRPGHPMLLARVKPDQHLVGLPGNPLAAVSGLFTLAEPLLRTLAGRVAPEPYTMPLREAVHGHPHDTRLVPVALRGDDALPLHYNGPAMLRGIATADALAVVPPGGARSGQELELLDLPWATAGIQVCFT; encoded by the coding sequence ATGACCGCCCAGGACGCCGAGGAACTCGACGTGGAGGAGGCGCTGGCCGTGGCCAACGACAGGCCCGTCCGGGGACCGGCTGAGCCGCGCTCCTCCCGCGAGACCTCCACGACCGGTCAGACCGGCGCGCACCGGGCCAAGGACGATTCCCACCACCGGGCCACTTCCTGGCCCGAGGCCCGGGCCGTCGCCGAACGTGCCGCCCGCTCGGCCGGACGCCGGGTGCCCGTGTCGGTCACCGTCGACCAGGCCCTCGGCCTCGTGCTCGCCGCCCCTCTCACCGCCCTCACCGACCTCCCCTCCTTCGACACCTCCGCGATGGACGGCTGGGCGGTCGCGGGTCCCGGCCCCTGGGCGGTGCGGGAGGACGGGGTGCTGGCGGGGCACGCCGAGCCCGTACGGCTCACGGACGGGGAGGCGGTCAGGATCGCCACCGGCGCCCGTATCCCGCCCGACACGACCGCCGTCCTGCGCAGCGAGCACGGCCGCACCGACGACAAGGGGCGGCTGCACCCGACCCGCGACCTCGCACACGGGCAGGACATCCGCCCACGAGGCCAGGAGTGCCGCAGCGGCGACCAACTGCTGCCGGTCGGTACGCAGATCACCCCGGCCTCGCTCGGGCTCGCGTCGGCCGCCGGGTACGACACGTTGAGCGTGCTCCCCCGCCCGCGCGTCGAACTGCTCGTCCTGGGCGACGAACTGCTCACCGAGGGGCTCCCGCGCGAGGGCTCGATCCGGGACGCCCTCGGCCCGATGCTGCCCTCCTGGCTCCGGGCACTCGGTGCCGAGATCACCGCCGTACGCCGCCTCGGTGACGACGCCGATGCCCTGTACCGGGCGGTGAAGAAGTCCTCCGCCGAGCTGATCGTCACCACGGGCGGCACGGCGTCCGGACCCGTCGACCATGTCCACCCCACCCTGCGTCGCGTCGGGGCCGAACTCCTCGTCGACGGGGTGAAGGTGCGCCCGGGGCACCCCATGTTGCTGGCCCGGGTCAAGCCGGATCAGCACCTCGTCGGGCTGCCCGGCAACCCGCTGGCCGCCGTCTCCGGGCTGTTCACGCTCGCCGAGCCGCTGCTGCGGACCCTGGCCGGGCGCGTCGCACCGGAGCCGTACACGATGCCGCTGCGGGAGGCGGTGCACGGGCACCCGCACGACACGCGGCTCGTCCCTGTCGCTCTGCGGGGTGACGACGCCCTGCCGCTGCACTACAACGGCCCCGCTATGCTCCGCGGCATCGCCACCGCCGATGCCCTTGCCGTCGTACCACCGGGCGGCGCTCGTTCCGGCCAGGAGTTGGAGCTGCTCGATCTGCCCTGGGCGACGGCGGGCATCCAGGTGTGTTTCACGTGA
- a CDS encoding NTP transferase domain-containing protein, producing the protein MTAYEPPGGPGTEVFDAVVLAGGAARRLGGTDKPAVRVGGRALLDRVLNACAGAATTVVVADPRPTARPVLWAREEPPGGGPLAALGAGLRHTTAPYVVVLSADLPFLDEETVRRLLDALLAAQGPADGVLVTDPDGRDQPLVAAYRAETLRRELARLAVEHDGLTGLPLRRLTAALRLTRITDPLASFDCDTWDDIAAARARIREHGHVLDEWISAVKDELGIDLDVDITELLDLARDAAHSVARPAAPLTTFLIGYAAAKAGGGPEAVTEAARKASALALRWADEATVEAAPDGKAEAAPDATPHPGPGAGQDTGPAAG; encoded by the coding sequence GTGACCGCGTACGAGCCGCCGGGCGGCCCCGGTACCGAGGTGTTCGACGCCGTCGTGCTCGCCGGCGGCGCCGCCCGGCGGCTCGGCGGCACGGACAAGCCCGCCGTGCGCGTCGGCGGACGGGCGCTGCTCGACCGCGTGCTGAACGCCTGCGCCGGGGCCGCGACGACCGTGGTCGTCGCCGATCCCCGGCCCACCGCGCGGCCCGTGCTGTGGGCCCGCGAGGAACCCCCCGGCGGCGGCCCCCTCGCCGCGCTGGGTGCCGGACTCCGGCACACCACCGCGCCGTACGTCGTCGTCCTCTCCGCAGATCTGCCGTTCCTGGACGAGGAGACGGTACGGCGGCTGCTCGACGCCCTCCTGGCCGCCCAGGGGCCCGCCGACGGCGTCCTGGTCACCGACCCCGACGGCCGTGACCAGCCGCTCGTGGCCGCCTACCGGGCCGAGACCCTCCGCCGAGAACTCGCGCGGCTCGCCGTCGAGCACGACGGCCTGACGGGCCTCCCCCTGCGGCGGTTGACCGCCGCACTGCGCCTCACCCGCATCACCGACCCTCTCGCGTCCTTCGACTGCGACACCTGGGACGACATCGCCGCCGCCCGCGCACGGATCAGGGAGCATGGCCACGTGTTGGATGAATGGATTTCCGCAGTCAAGGACGAGCTGGGGATCGACCTCGACGTCGACATCACCGAGCTGCTCGATCTCGCCCGTGACGCCGCCCACAGCGTGGCCCGGCCCGCCGCCCCGCTGACCACGTTCCTGATCGGCTACGCCGCCGCCAAGGCCGGAGGAGGCCCCGAGGCGGTCACCGAAGCCGCCCGCAAGGCCTCCGCCCTGGCCCTGCGCTGGGCCGACGAGGCCACTGTCGAGGCCGCCCCGGACGGCAAGGCCGAAGCCGCCCCGGACGCCACTCCCCACCCCGGGCCCGGCGCCGGCCAGGACACCGGCCCGGCCGCCGGATGA